CTCCACCGTATGGACGACGCTATACTGAAGATTACAAAAACCAAGCAAGTTTATCCCTGAAAATCACCTGATATCTGAGATTCCTTTATATATTTGTTTCCTGCAAATAAACAGTATGTATCATATATAAAGTTCGAAGATCATGAAAACGAAAACATTCATAGCACTGGCACTGATCATTTGCTCCATTTCTTTTTGTAGTTGCGGAAGTTACATGACCAGCAAAAGTGCTATCATGAAGATAGAAAAGGGGATGACCAAAAAGGAGGTTGTCAGTTTACTTGGAGAACCGGATTTCCGGCGCTTCGACGAACAAATGGAAGAATGGGAGTATAAAAAGATAAATGCACTCACGTCGGAAACAACCATTGTCATAGTTGACTTTATCAATGAAAGGGTCAGTAATATGAACTCTTTCAATGGTGACAACTATCCTACTCCTCCTGTAGCCGTTTTCCCTCCCAATGACGGCAATTACGGAGAACCATATCCTCCGCACCCGAATGGTCACGGAAGACCTTCGAGAGCCGTAAATGAAAGAGAGTTTCAGCAACTATACAATAAAGTCAAACAGAAACCTTTTAAAGACGATCAGCTGGAACTTCTCGAAATGGGAGTTTCCAATAAATATTTTACTTGTAAGCAGTGTGTACGTCTTATGTCTATTTATACATTCGATGACGACAAACTGGAGGTATTGAATATAGTTGCTCCCCAAATCATCGACTTCGAAAATCAGGAAGAAATCATCAAATCTCTGAGTTTTATTTCCAGCGAAGAGAAAGCTGAAAAAATACTACGCCGGGCAAGAAAATGAATAAATTCCATTTTTTTTCTTCCGCGGTCACGCATGTACCGCTACCGGAGAAGTTCACCTATCCGTTTCATTACACGCCCCATCCATTATGCAGGATGGCTGCAGAAGAAGTACAAAATTACCTGCAATGTAAAAAAGACTGGGAAAGCGATCTGAAGCAAGGCAAGATGTTCGGTGTCCTGATCGTACAAACATCTGCAGGGGAGGTCGGGTACCTGGCTGCTTTTTCCGGTATCCTGGCTGGAAAAAACCTGCATGAGTATTTCGTTCCCCCCATCTATGATCTGCAGCAGCCACAAGGATTCTTCAGTATCGGAGAAGAGCGGATCTCTGCCATAAATAGCCGTATCGAACAGCTTCAGTCTTCCCCTGATCACCTGGCTGCCTGTCAGAAACTGGACGAAGCTGTTGCTTTGGCTGCCAAAGAGATTAATGTTGCCAAAGAGGAACTAAAGAAAGCTCAGCAGAGACGTGAAGAAAGACGCCTCAACAATCCGGACGAGCACGAACTTTCGGCTATGATACATGAAAGCCAGTTTCAGAAAGCGGAGCTAAAACGACTGAAACAACAGTGGAATGAGCGTATTGCTGCCATCCGGGCAGAAACGGAGACATTCAAATCTGAAATAGAACAACTGAAAACGGAACGTAAAACCCGTTCGGCAGCTTTGCAACAACAACTTTTTGAACAGTTCAAAATACTCAATGCCAAAGGAGAGGTGAGAGATTTATGTGACATTTTTAAAGAGACGGCACAGAAAACTCCGCCTGCCGGGGCCGGAGAGTGTGCTGCTCCCAAGCTTTTACAATATGCTTATCTGAACCGACTGAAACCGATCGCCATGGCTGAATTTTGGTGGGGCGATTCACCCAAAATGGAAATTCGTCATCACGGATATTTCTATCCAGCCTGTAAAGGAAAATGCGAGCCGATACTGAAACATATGTTGCAGGGATTGGATGTGGAGGATAACCCGTTACTGACAGACTTACACCGCCATACGGAACTTGAAATATTGTTTGAAGACGACTGGCTGCTGGCTATCAATAAACCGGCAGGAATGTTATCCGTTCCCGGTAAAACCGATGCCGATTCAGTTTATCAACGATTAAAAACACGGTATCCCGATGCTACCGGCCCCATGATCGTACACAGGCTCGATATGGCTACATCCGGAATCTTATTAGTTGCAAAAACCAAAGAGGTACATCAGAATTTACAGGCGCAGTTCAAAAACCGGACAGTGAAAAAGCGTTATACGGCATTACTCGATGGTGTAATTGCAATTGATAACGGAATTATCGACTTACCTCTTTGCCTCGACCCGTCAGATCGTCCCCGCCAGATCGTTAGCAAAGAATACGGAAAACCTGCCATAACAGAATACCAGGTCCTTTCCTATAATAAGAATCAAACACGCATTGCTTTCTACCCGCTTACAGGCCGTACACACCAGTTACGTGTACATGCTTCTCATCCGCAAGGTCTTAATACACCTATTGTCGGTGATGAACTATACGGGAAAGGAGCCGACCGTCTCTACCTGCACGCTGAATTTCTGAAATTCCGGCATCCAATCTCCGGAGAAATAA
This is a stretch of genomic DNA from Parabacteroides chongii. It encodes these proteins:
- a CDS encoding DUF4476 domain-containing protein, which codes for MKTKTFIALALIICSISFCSCGSYMTSKSAIMKIEKGMTKKEVVSLLGEPDFRRFDEQMEEWEYKKINALTSETTIVIVDFINERVSNMNSFNGDNYPTPPVAVFPPNDGNYGEPYPPHPNGHGRPSRAVNEREFQQLYNKVKQKPFKDDQLELLEMGVSNKYFTCKQCVRLMSIYTFDDDKLEVLNIVAPQIIDFENQEEIIKSLSFISSEEKAEKILRRARK
- a CDS encoding RluA family pseudouridine synthase, with the translated sequence MNKFHFFSSAVTHVPLPEKFTYPFHYTPHPLCRMAAEEVQNYLQCKKDWESDLKQGKMFGVLIVQTSAGEVGYLAAFSGILAGKNLHEYFVPPIYDLQQPQGFFSIGEERISAINSRIEQLQSSPDHLAACQKLDEAVALAAKEINVAKEELKKAQQRREERRLNNPDEHELSAMIHESQFQKAELKRLKQQWNERIAAIRAETETFKSEIEQLKTERKTRSAALQQQLFEQFKILNAKGEVRDLCDIFKETAQKTPPAGAGECAAPKLLQYAYLNRLKPIAMAEFWWGDSPKMEIRHHGYFYPACKGKCEPILKHMLQGLDVEDNPLLTDLHRHTELEILFEDDWLLAINKPAGMLSVPGKTDADSVYQRLKTRYPDATGPMIVHRLDMATSGILLVAKTKEVHQNLQAQFKNRTVKKRYTALLDGVIAIDNGIIDLPLCLDPSDRPRQIVSKEYGKPAITEYQVLSYNKNQTRIAFYPLTGRTHQLRVHASHPQGLNTPIVGDELYGKGADRLYLHAEFLKFRHPISGEIIRIEKKADF